Proteins encoded together in one Acipenser ruthenus chromosome 22, fAciRut3.2 maternal haplotype, whole genome shotgun sequence window:
- the LOC117431787 gene encoding proline-rich protein 35-like, with the protein MPKEDLSCKISSVYKHKERKPKKPHYIPRPWGKPYNYKCFQCPFTCMEKSHLYNHMKYSLCKNSLSLLIESDWPYKKGNILPPDQLRPVPPGTLLRGRDEAELAHEALQDDHLRGEREDPDEGREHKEGEAPPSKEDQEEPHSSSSSNKGGKQAEGNFVITDVFSLEDHPLNAREVDTKLKHYKLSNNCQSGPSLLSEQWRLLTTRHRKSNPEGSLPCPDGGSIPCYPPPPAFADCQDPSGLNLSVLGVSYPLSPGLFSYSNPTVAHAQLAQLPFLASAAQLMQTPSTALQQADQAILPPHFYYPLLCEHAFGSTQDPGKGAKPGQSSPASMEPKPPPTFPKSPKISLWKLPALRPTTATAIPPPALWSAHHQTALSSEAGYRTVEEKLQAPGKGGKVGSWSHKAAVEVTSLREIGSKHTGAPLESEEAPPEKKPHLGCTLDLLKNLQDNPTFSAAAGQLFHNSFQTALHKSMPPEEWYSDLRKYQSESLEKAALPPRPLSPLKPGKALKNGAGRRDKLDKSAVLLGDLSKALQEYQEAERKIANLVQDHVPGQRYLREHLCKIRSELSHIHQALEKTTRQPEGPLDLSVKKTVEPAGAKKGQRSQGKGCLPEETEEEEEEKAVESESEGLPQESQSQSLKLLIKMSRASELSLGAVVKTEVVSPSGLRPPPPEALWPSRTTKCEADSSVLLCPDGRATSLVFTEFTPCSKSMKRPSSRDLSGETLCPHSPLSADP; encoded by the exons ATGCCGAAAGAAGATCTCAGCTGCAAGATCAGCTCGGTTTACAAGCATAAGGAGCGCAAGCCCAAGAAGCCCCATTACATCCCTCGGCCATGGGGCAAGCCATACAACTACAAGTGTTTCCAGTGCCCCTTCACCTGCATGGAGAAATCCCACCTCTACAACCACATGAAGTACAGTCTGTGCAAGAATTCACTCTCCCTGCTCATCGAGTCTGACTGGCCCTACAAGAAAGGTAACATTCTGCCCCCTGACCAACTCCGCCCAGTCCCTCCTGGGACCCTTCTGAGGGGGAGAGATGAGGCAGAGCTCGCCCATGAAGCCCTGCAGGACGACCACctcaggggagagagggaggatcCTGACGAGGGGCGGGAGCATAAAGAAGGGGAGGCTCCACCTTCCAAAGAGGACCAGGAGGAGCCtcacagtagcagcagcagcaacaaaggTGGCAAGCAAGCAGAGGGAAATTTTGTGATCACGGATGTCTTCTCCTTGGAGGATCATCCCCTCAATGCCAGGGAAGTGGATACCAAACTGAAGCACTACAAGCTCTCCAATAACTGTCAAAGTGGCCCCAGCCTACTCTCAGAGCAGTGGCGTCTTCTGACCACCAGACACAGGAAGAGTAACCCTGAGGGTTCACTACCATGTCCTGACGGGGGATCCATACCATGCTACCCTCCACCCCCAGCCTTCGCAGACTGCCAGGACCCTTCCGGACTTAATCTGTCAGTCCTGGGGGTCAGCTACCCTCTGAGCCCAGGCTTGTTCTCCTACAGCAACCCTACAGTAGCCCATGCCCAACTTGCCCAGCTGCCCTTCTTGGCATCGGCTGCGCAGCTCATGCAAACTCCCTCCACCGCCCTCCAGCAAGCAGACCAGGCCATCCTGCCACCCCACTTCTACTACCCGCTACTCTGTGAACATGCTTTTGGTTCTACTCAGGACCCTGGAAAGGGGGCTAAACCAGGTCAATCCTCCCCAGCCAGTATGGAACCCAAACCCCCCCCTACCTTCCCAAAATCACCAAAAATCAGCCTCTGGAAACTGCCAGCACTGCGTCCCACCACTGCCACTGCCATCCCACCCCCAGCATTGTGGTCTGCCCACCATCAGACGGCGTTATCCTCAGAGGCTGGCTACAGAACAGTAGAGGAGAAGCTCCAAGCACCCGGCAAGGGTGGCAAAGTGGGAAGCTGGAGCCACAAGGCTGCGGTGGAAGTGACGTCACTGAGAGAGATAGGTAGCAAGCACACAGGTGCGCCCCTAGAGAGTGAGGAAGCCCCCCCAGAGAAGAAGCCTCACTTGGGATGCACACTGGACCTCTTGAAGAACCTCCAGGACAACCCAACATTTTCCGCTGCTGCAGGCCAACTCTTCCACAACAG TTTCCAAACAGCTCTCCACAAGTCCATGCCTCCAGAAGAGTGGTACTCAGACCTCAGAAAGTACCAGTCCGAGAGCCTGGAGAAAGCAGCTCTCCCTCCCAGGCCTCTGTCCCCCTTGAAGCCTGGCAAGGCACTGAAGAACGGAGCAGGTAGGCGGGATAAACTGGACAAGTCAGCGGTCCTGCTGGGGGACCTCTCGAAAGCACTGCAGGAGTACCAGGAGGCGGAGAGGAAGATTGCTAATCTGGTACAAGATCATGTCCCAGGGCAACGCTACCTGAGAGAGCATCTCTGCAAGATCCGCAGTGAGTTGTCACACATCCACCAGGCACTTGAGAAGACAACCAGGCAGCCAGAAGGACCCCTGGATCTCTCTGTCAAGAAGACTGTGGAACCAGCAGGGGCCAAAAAAGGTCAACGGTCTCAGGGCAAGGGATGTCTCCCAGAGGAAacagaggaggaagaagaagagaaaGCAGTAGAGAGCGAGTCAGAGGGTCTGCCGCAGGAGTCTCAGAGTCAGTCTCTTAAACTGCTGATCAAAATGAGCCGTGCCTCTGAACTGAGCCTGGGAGCTGTGGTGAAGACAGAGGTGGTCTCGCCCAGTGGGCTACGACCACCCCCTCCCGAGGCCCTGTGGCCCAGCCGGACTACGAAATGCGAGGCAGACTCCAGTGTACTGCTGTGCCCTGATGGTCGAGCCACCTCCCTGGTCTTCACAGAGTTCACCCCCTGCTCCAAGAGCATGAAGCGACCCTCTTCCAGAGATCTTTCAGGGGAGACTCTTTGCCCTCACAGCCCCCTTAGTGCCGACCCCTAG